DNA from Kitasatospora viridis:
CCTGCTCAGCTCGGCCGCCCGGGAGAGCGGCGCGGCCGTGGTCCTGATCACCCACGACATGCGGGTGGCCGCCTACGCCGACCGCGAGGTCGTGGTCCGGGACGGCCGCACCGCGGACGGGGGCCGACTGCTGTGACGGACCGTCAGGACTCCGCTCCCCTGCTGCCCGCCGCCGTCCGCTGGTTCACCGGCCTCGCGCTGGGCCTGCGGATGGCCCTCACCGGCGGTCGGGACGCCCGGCTGCGCACCGTGCTCACCGCGATCGGCGTCGGCCTCGGGGTGGCCACCCTGCTGCTGGCCGCCTCCTTCCCGAGCGTGCGGGCGCACCGCGACGACCGGCTGCGCGAGCAGTCCGGCGCGATGATGGCCGGCGTCCGGATCGACCCGTCGCCGCGCACCCTGCTGATGAGCGGCGTCGACACCGAGTACCACGGCACCCGGGTGGTCGGCCGGGTGGTGCGCGCCGAGGGCCCCGCCGCCCCGGTGCCGCCCGGGCTGACCGGCTACCCGGCCCCCGGCGCGATGGCGGTCTCCCCCGCGCTGGCCCGGCTGCTCGACTCCCCGGACGGCCGGGTGCTGCGCGACCGGCTGCCCGGCCCGATCACCGGCACGATCGGCGAGAGCGGCCTGATCGGGCCCGGCGACCTGATGTTCTACCTGGGCAGCGACCAGCTCACCGCCGACAGCTCCGACGCGGTGCGCCTCGACCACTTCGCCGACCCGCTGCCGCCCAAGCCCACCGACCCGGTGCTGGTGCTGCTCACCGTCGCCGGGGTGGTGATCCTGCTCTGCCCGGTCGGCGTCTTCCTGGCCGCCGCCGTGCGGTTCGGCGGCGAGGCCCGCGACCGCCGGCTGGCCGCGCTGCGGCTGACCGGCGCGGACCGGGCCACCACCGCCCGGATCGCGGCCGGCGAGGCGCTCGGCGGGGCGGTGCTCGGCATCGCCCTCGGCGTCGGGTTCTTCCTGATCGGCCGTCAGCTGATCGAGCGGGTCACGGTCAGCGGGCTGAGCGTCTTCGCGGTGGACGTGCAGCCGCAGCCGGCGCTGGCGGCGCTCGCGCTGCTGGCCGTGCCGGTGCTCGCGGTGCTGGTCACCCTGCTGACCATGCGCCGGATCGCCGCCGAGCCGCTCGGCGTGGTGCGCGGCACCCGGACGGCGCCGCGCCGGGTCTGGTGGCGGATCGCGCTGCCCGCGCTCGGCACCGCGCTGCTGGTCTCCGAGCGGGACAAGCTCGCCGGGGTCTACGGCACCCAGGGGCTCGCGGTGCTGGTCGCCGGGCTGCTCCTGCTGCTGGTCGGCACCACCCTGCTGCTGCCGCCGCTGCTCGACCTGGCCGGGCGGGCGCTCGGCCGCCTCGGCGGCGGCCCGCCGGCCTGGCAACTGGCGCTCGGGCGGCTGCGGTTCAGCCCGGAGACGGCCACCCGGCCGGTGACCGGGATCGTGGTCACGGTGGCCGGGGCGATCGCCCTGCAGACCCTGCTCGGCGCGCTCGCCAACCAGCGCTCCGACGACCTGGCGGGCTTCACCGACCGCTCGGTGCTCAGCGTCCGGTTCCAGGACGCCAGCGGCGACCAGGCGCAGCAGTACGCCGACCGGCTGCGGGCCGGCGGCGAGGTGGCGGACGTGATCGGCTACACCTCCTTCGGCACCGAGGCCGTCGACGACCAGAACCGGTACGTCAGCGTGACGGTGGCCGACTGCGCGACCCTGCGCACCTTCGCCCCGCTGCCGGACTGCGCGGCCGGGGACGTCTTCACCGTGCCCGGGACCGGCGCCGCGGTGACCGGGCACACCCTCGCGGTGTACGGCGGCCCGGTGACCTGGCAGCTGCCGGCGGCCCGGGCGGTGATCACCGGACCGGTCTCGCTGCCGGGCGACCACCCCGGGCGGTCACCCGTCACCACCGTGCTGGCCACCCCGCAGGCGCTGCCCGCCGCGCTGCTGCACGACCAGCAGGCCCAGCTGCAGCTGCACCCCGCGCCCGGGCTGCCGGACGCCGAGGAGCGGATCCGCACCGCCGTCACCCTGCTCGACCTGCACAACGTGCTGTACCGGCCGAGCGACCCGATGCAGGACCAGGGGTTCCTCGGCATCCGCCGGGCGCTGACCGCCGGCACGGCGGCCGTGCTCACCCTGATCGGCGCCGGCATGCTGGTCGGCCTGCTGGAGCAGCTGCGCGACCGGCGCCGGACGCTGGCCGTGCTGACCGCCTTCGGCACCCGGCGGCGCACCCTGGCCTGGTCGCTGCTCTGGCAGAGCGTCATCCCGGTGCTGGTCGGGCTCGCGCTGGCGCTGGCGGCCGGGCTGGCGCTGGCCGCCGCGCTGCTCGGGCTGGCCCGGCTGCCGGTGGGCTTCGCCTGGCGCGACATCGGGGTGCTCACCGGCACCGGGGCCGCCGCGGTGCTCGCGGTGACGCTGCTGGGCCTGCTCCCGCTGTGGCGGCGCACGGGGGCGGCGGGCCTGCAGCACGAGTGACGCCCCCGTGGGGGTGAGGCACC
Protein-coding regions in this window:
- a CDS encoding ABC transporter permease; the protein is MTDRQDSAPLLPAAVRWFTGLALGLRMALTGGRDARLRTVLTAIGVGLGVATLLLAASFPSVRAHRDDRLREQSGAMMAGVRIDPSPRTLLMSGVDTEYHGTRVVGRVVRAEGPAAPVPPGLTGYPAPGAMAVSPALARLLDSPDGRVLRDRLPGPITGTIGESGLIGPGDLMFYLGSDQLTADSSDAVRLDHFADPLPPKPTDPVLVLLTVAGVVILLCPVGVFLAAAVRFGGEARDRRLAALRLTGADRATTARIAAGEALGGAVLGIALGVGFFLIGRQLIERVTVSGLSVFAVDVQPQPALAALALLAVPVLAVLVTLLTMRRIAAEPLGVVRGTRTAPRRVWWRIALPALGTALLVSERDKLAGVYGTQGLAVLVAGLLLLLVGTTLLLPPLLDLAGRALGRLGGGPPAWQLALGRLRFSPETATRPVTGIVVTVAGAIALQTLLGALANQRSDDLAGFTDRSVLSVRFQDASGDQAQQYADRLRAGGEVADVIGYTSFGTEAVDDQNRYVSVTVADCATLRTFAPLPDCAAGDVFTVPGTGAAVTGHTLAVYGGPVTWQLPAARAVITGPVSLPGDHPGRSPVTTVLATPQALPAALLHDQQAQLQLHPAPGLPDAEERIRTAVTLLDLHNVLYRPSDPMQDQGFLGIRRALTAGTAAVLTLIGAGMLVGLLEQLRDRRRTLAVLTAFGTRRRTLAWSLLWQSVIPVLVGLALALAAGLALAAALLGLARLPVGFAWRDIGVLTGTGAAAVLAVTLLGLLPLWRRTGAAGLQHE